One window from the genome of Eleginops maclovinus isolate JMC-PN-2008 ecotype Puerto Natales chromosome 15, JC_Emac_rtc_rv5, whole genome shotgun sequence encodes:
- the LOC134876987 gene encoding terminal nucleotidyltransferase 5A-like, producing the protein MDESVDSVDSCSDGESINLSVLNWEQVQRLDNILTGSIPIHGRWSFPTLEVKPRDIVKVVRSRMEEKRIHVREVRLNGSAASYVLHEDSGLGWKDLDLIFCADLKGEMEFQIVKDIVLDSLLDFLPEGVNKEKITPVTLKEAYVQKMVKVCNDSDRWSLISLSNNRGKNVELKFVDSLRRQFEFSVDSFQIRLDSLLLFYECSEHPMAATFHPTILGESVYGDFPTALDHLRKRLICTRSPEEIRGGGLLKYCHLLVRGFRAASETEMKLLQRYMCSRFFIDFPDVSEQRRKLESYLQNHFVDLEDRKYDYLATLYRVVQESTVCLMGHERRQTLSLISSLALRVLAEQNAIPNAANVTCFYQPAPYVSDGNFSNYYVAQVQPMYHCPPSPTHRYIPPQHHPMYATWLPCN; encoded by the exons ATGGACGAAAGTGTTGATAGTGTTGACAGCTGCTCGGACGGGGAGAGCATCAACCTCAGCGTGCTCAACTGGGAGCAAGTGCAGCGGCTGGACAACATTCTTACCGGCTCCATCCCCATCCACGGCCGCTGGAGCTTCCCTACCCTGGAGGTGAAGCCGCGGGATATCGTCAAGGTGGTCCGGAGCCGCATGGAGGAGAAGCGGATCCATGTCCGGGAGGTGCGGCTGAACGGTTCTGCCGCCAGCTACGTCTTGCACGAGGACAGCGGTCTGGGGTGGAAAGATTTGGACTTAATATTCTGTGCCGACCTGAAGGGAGAGATGGAGTTTCAAATAGTGAAAGATATTGTGCTGGACTCTCTTCTGGACTTCCTGCCCGAGGGGGTGAATAAAGAAAAGATCACACCAGTGACCTTAAAG GAAGCCTATGTGCAAAAGATGGTCAAAGTGTGCAATGATTCGGACCGCTGGAGTCTCATCTCCCTCTCCAACAACCGTGGCAAAAATGTGGAGCTCAAATTTGTGGACTCTCTTCGACGGCAGTTTGAGTTCAGCGTGGACTCCTTCCAGATCCGCCTGGACTCACTTCTCCTTTTCTACGAGTGCTCGGAGCACCCCATGGCTGCCACTTTCCACCCTACAATCCTCGGGGAGAGCGTCTACGGCGACTTTCCCACCGCCCTTGACCACCTGCGCAAGCGCCTCATCTGCACCAGGAGCCCAGAGGAGATCCGAGGCGGGGGTCTGCTGAAATACTGCCACTTGCTGGTGCGGGGTTTCCGCGCAGCCTCTGAAACTGAGATGAAACTGCTGCAGCGCTACATGTGCTCGCGTTTCTTCATAGACTTTCCCGACGTGAGCGAGCAAAGGAGAAAGCTGGAGTCTTATCTGCAGAACCACTTTGTGGACTTAGAGGACAGGAAGTATGACTATCTGGCCACGCTgtacagagtggtgcaggaaagCACGGTGTGTCTGATGGGCCATGAGAGGCGCCAGACACTTAGTCTAATATCGTCGCTGGCGTTGCGCGTCCTGGCCGAGCAGAACGCCATCCCAAACGCAGCCAACGTCACCTGCTTCTACCAGCCAGCTCCTTATGTGTCAGACGGTAACTTCAGCAACTATTACGTAGCGCAGGTTCAGCCCATGTACCACTGTCCTCCCTCGCCTACGCACCGGTACATTCCCCCTCAGCACCATCCCATGTACGCCACCTGGTTGCCGTGTAACTAA